Proteins found in one Erythrobacter sp. 3-20A1M genomic segment:
- a CDS encoding integrase arm-type DNA-binding domain-containing protein → MPLTETQARNSKPSDRAYKLADGEGLFLFVQPNGSKLWRMKYRFAGKEKLLSFGAYPDLGIAAARAKRTAAKALLAEGKDPTKSKGQVISQEGATFFDVAKRWHENRKSALNAAHAERVWSRMERDVFPAIGEKLVHEITAPDVLAMIRKIEARGALDISRRAKQGVGQVFQFAIACGLASNDPTTHLRGALKPRPRVKHMSRLPLSELPAFIEKLHAYQEDGERRSSITRDAVLFALLTWVRTKELRFAAKSEFEDLGGKSPVWRIPAERMKMGREHLVPLSQQATHIAKSMIAAAPGEFLFPGNGPNKPLSENTMIYALYRLGYHSRQTVHGFRGLASTWANEQLVEFGKPPMWIRKYHEDWVELQLAHSEKNDVRGAYNAAEYLAPRRRMMQDWADYLSGGKVIDIKKAGKRAA, encoded by the coding sequence ATGCCTCTCACGGAGACTCAGGCCCGAAATTCCAAGCCAAGTGATCGCGCCTACAAGCTGGCCGACGGGGAGGGCTTATTCCTGTTCGTCCAGCCGAACGGATCAAAGTTGTGGCGGATGAAGTACCGCTTCGCAGGCAAGGAGAAGTTGCTCTCGTTCGGCGCTTACCCAGACCTCGGGATAGCTGCAGCGCGTGCCAAGCGCACAGCCGCAAAGGCGTTGCTAGCCGAGGGCAAGGATCCAACGAAATCCAAGGGGCAAGTGATCTCGCAGGAGGGTGCCACTTTCTTTGATGTCGCAAAGCGCTGGCATGAAAATCGAAAGAGCGCGTTGAATGCCGCGCACGCCGAACGTGTCTGGTCGCGCATGGAAAGGGACGTGTTTCCAGCCATCGGCGAGAAACTCGTGCATGAAATCACTGCGCCCGACGTCCTGGCAATGATACGCAAAATCGAAGCAAGAGGCGCGCTCGATATCAGCCGGCGTGCGAAGCAAGGGGTTGGGCAAGTCTTCCAGTTCGCAATCGCGTGTGGCCTGGCCTCGAATGATCCGACGACACATCTGCGTGGGGCGCTAAAGCCGCGACCACGAGTGAAGCATATGAGCCGGCTGCCGCTCAGCGAATTGCCCGCATTCATCGAGAAGCTGCATGCCTACCAGGAAGATGGCGAACGACGGTCCTCAATCACCCGTGACGCAGTTCTCTTTGCGCTCCTGACTTGGGTTCGAACGAAGGAGCTCCGCTTCGCCGCCAAATCCGAGTTCGAAGACCTCGGCGGCAAATCACCTGTCTGGCGCATACCGGCCGAGCGAATGAAGATGGGACGAGAGCATTTGGTTCCCCTCTCGCAGCAGGCAACGCACATCGCGAAATCTATGATAGCAGCAGCGCCTGGCGAGTTTCTCTTCCCGGGTAACGGCCCGAACAAGCCGCTTTCAGAGAACACAATGATCTACGCGCTCTATCGCCTCGGATACCACAGTCGCCAAACCGTACACGGCTTCCGGGGCTTGGCGAGCACCTGGGCCAATGAGCAGTTGGTCGAGTTCGGCAAGCCGCCCATGTGGATCAGGAAATACCATGAGGATTGGGTCGAACTACAGCTCGCGCATTCGGAGAAAAACGACGTGCGTGGAGCTTACAATGCCGCTGAATATCTGGCTCCCCGGCGCCGGATGATGCAGGACTGGGCTGACTATCTGAGCGGCGGGAAGGTGATCGACATCAAGAAGGCAGGGAAGCGCGCAGCCTGA
- a CDS encoding lytic transglycosylase domain-containing protein: MRLKWAVVAGATTGLGSVLPAHAQEMEPPQMTVASELTTDGFRVAEGTDGFLLVEHGIWRKPPTISSEPPATDTGRTYLPYRYPKPQGSAPSGFRRASYLPHVYAAEAQYSLPSGLLDALVWTESRYNPMAISKAGAAGLGQLMPGTARDLGVSNRFDPKANILGAARYLRQMLDKFGVVHLALAAYNAGPGAVERAGGIPRNGETPAYVREVLRHWRF, encoded by the coding sequence ATGAGACTGAAATGGGCAGTAGTTGCAGGGGCAACGACAGGACTTGGGTCCGTCCTCCCCGCTCACGCGCAGGAGATGGAGCCCCCTCAGATGACCGTTGCCTCGGAGTTGACGACCGACGGCTTCCGCGTTGCAGAAGGGACTGATGGCTTCCTTCTCGTCGAACATGGCATTTGGAGAAAGCCTCCAACGATCTCGTCCGAGCCGCCGGCTACCGATACGGGTCGAACCTATCTGCCCTATCGATATCCAAAGCCCCAAGGCAGCGCGCCATCGGGATTCCGTCGGGCAAGCTACCTTCCTCATGTTTACGCTGCTGAGGCTCAATACTCGCTACCAAGCGGCCTTCTCGACGCTCTTGTATGGACGGAATCACGATATAATCCGATGGCCATCAGCAAGGCCGGGGCCGCAGGTTTGGGGCAATTGATGCCAGGGACAGCGCGGGACCTTGGCGTTTCAAATCGCTTCGATCCCAAGGCGAACATCTTGGGTGCGGCCCGATACCTACGCCAGATGCTGGACAAGTTCGGGGTAGTTCATCTGGCCCTCGCTGCCTACAACGCAGGTCCAGGTGCCGTCGAGCGCGCAGGCGGTATTCCTCGCAATGGCGAGACGCCGGCCTATGTGCGCGAAGTGCTGCGCCATTGGCGTTTTTGA
- a CDS encoding DUF5818 domain-containing protein produces the protein MSAGRIRVSGILSRGRRGMFLTTTDEVVWIIESEEPECEFVGSAVIVEGVVAGRDRLRADWIGPV, from the coding sequence GTGAGCGCGGGTCGAATACGCGTCTCGGGAATTTTAAGCCGCGGTAGACGCGGGATGTTCCTGACCACGACAGACGAAGTCGTCTGGATCATCGAGAGCGAAGAACCCGAATGCGAATTCGTCGGATCAGCGGTGATTGTCGAGGGGGTTGTCGCAGGTCGAGATCGTTTGCGCGCAGACTGGATTGGACCGGTCTGA
- a CDS encoding toprim domain-containing protein yields MHQHRSSQFQGLQLENRARKIVEQLGGAWSRSRGMCCCPAHDDRTPSLSITLGKRAILVHCFAGCTNEAVIEAMAGLGIRIADLFDGTSGPIVAEPREEVANRNALRLWREASTIAGSPAEKYLVSRGITISSPELRFHPHMPLGPKGAVRFLPAMVAAVRNDAGILALHRSFLDLDKTSLASFDQPRRALGSPGSGAVRFAYPNGGRLGLAEGNETALSAMQMFKVPCWATLGNERFGLATIPESVHQLYLFVDNDAGGHLAEERAREAYACEGRLIVTRRPELTGDDWNDVLMRSVRATV; encoded by the coding sequence ATGCACCAACACCGATCATCCCAATTCCAAGGTCTGCAACTGGAAAACCGCGCGCGCAAGATAGTCGAGCAGCTGGGCGGTGCCTGGTCGCGTTCGCGCGGAATGTGCTGCTGCCCGGCCCACGACGATCGCACTCCTTCGCTAAGCATCACACTTGGAAAGCGCGCAATTCTTGTTCATTGCTTTGCCGGCTGCACGAACGAGGCGGTGATAGAAGCCATGGCCGGGCTCGGAATACGAATTGCGGACCTGTTCGATGGCACGAGTGGTCCGATCGTGGCCGAACCGCGCGAGGAAGTCGCCAATCGCAATGCACTGAGGCTCTGGCGTGAGGCATCGACCATCGCTGGCAGCCCCGCCGAGAAGTACCTCGTGTCCAGAGGCATCACGATTTCTTCGCCGGAGCTGCGTTTCCACCCGCATATGCCGCTGGGGCCAAAGGGTGCTGTCCGGTTTCTACCCGCGATGGTGGCGGCCGTGCGCAATGATGCAGGAATTCTGGCGCTGCACCGCTCCTTCCTCGACCTCGACAAAACCAGCTTGGCTTCTTTCGATCAGCCCAGGCGTGCGTTAGGCAGCCCCGGTTCTGGGGCGGTGCGTTTCGCGTACCCGAATGGGGGACGCCTTGGCCTCGCAGAGGGAAACGAAACGGCCCTCTCAGCGATGCAAATGTTCAAGGTTCCCTGCTGGGCGACGCTAGGAAACGAACGCTTCGGCTTGGCCACAATCCCGGAATCGGTGCACCAGCTGTATCTCTTTGTCGACAATGATGCGGGCGGGCACCTTGCTGAAGAGCGTGCGCGAGAGGCCTACGCTTGTGAAGGGCGGCTGATTGTCACCAGGCGTCCGGAGCTAACCGGCGACGACTGGAATGATGTGCTCATGCGCTCAGTCCGAGCTACGGTCTGA